From a single Pseudomonas sp. A34-9 genomic region:
- a CDS encoding N-acetyltransferase — protein MKTMRRKGKATDLRNQTFRSNSRKIAYKFFLKDIAPRIPNIDAAAVKFEPITPAAIKQYFLWEGPTIFPWDDVADWKSKDAKGLDLAIWYKQILCGMCYATPRASSICLKIILLEGHPDRAHPLRGRIAPIALLVADHYARALGCKEIEIQDPDPNVVFYYWKLGFEFDHTNRLVISVDGQ, from the coding sequence ATGAAAACAATGAGAAGGAAAGGCAAAGCAACGGATCTTCGTAACCAGACATTCAGATCAAACTCGCGAAAGATCGCCTACAAATTCTTTCTCAAGGACATTGCCCCGAGAATCCCAAATATTGATGCAGCAGCGGTCAAATTTGAGCCAATTACCCCAGCAGCGATAAAGCAATACTTTCTCTGGGAGGGGCCAACAATTTTTCCTTGGGATGACGTTGCAGACTGGAAAAGTAAAGATGCGAAAGGTCTGGATTTGGCTATATGGTACAAACAGATTCTTTGCGGCATGTGCTATGCGACCCCGCGCGCAAGCTCTATCTGCTTAAAGATTATTCTGTTGGAAGGTCATCCGGATAGGGCGCACCCGCTTCGCGGCAGGATCGCGCCGATTGCTCTGCTTGTCGCAGATCACTATGCGCGAGCGCTAGGATGCAAAGAAATCGAGATTCAGGATCCTGATCCGAATGTTGTTTTTTACTACTGGAAACTGGGGTTCGAATTCGACCACACCAACCGGCTTGTCATTTCTGTGGACGGTCAATAA
- a CDS encoding methyl-accepting chemotaxis protein, with protein sequence MSQPRARIASQLGLALAVILAVVISGSTVFALRSLDTANLATREEHLASEARLLADQLSTFHGTLRESTQRLSGLFEKRFSAGLSLHADEPVTVAGTQTPGLHLGSEVLNNNFKEVDEFKQMTAGVATLFVRSGEDFVRVSTSLTKQDGTRAIGTLLDHAHPAYAKLMAGQGYVGRALLFDRSYMTQYTPVRDGSGKVIAVLFVGFDYTDAQNIQFDNLKRFRIGQSGSLALLDEQNKWLVAPAGVQALDQAVPVIKGLAAKPGKGEFWSDRAEDFYSIAVPFDGGPWSVVASMPKTEIRAVTWSVGTQLAIGSLLAMLLAVGSVVWLLRSKLAPLGDLVRQAEALGAGDLSVRLSVSSNDEIGQLSRAFNQMSQALSTMVEHIRRSSEEVNSRAQALSGLSGGAYEGMEQQSGEITSMAGAVEEFSATSLNIADNMGATQRLAQENAQQTQIGRSSMEEASSSLEQIAGALNSTATVINTLGQRSQEIGGIVGVITSIAEQTNLLALNAAIEAARAGEQGRGFAVVADEVRSLASRTRQATDEISSMIHSIQQETGNAISTMEQGNVLMQEGLSRNANVASALARIDEQSRSAGQQFAAITTATQEQSSTATLLSSNLQSIALANSEQREVVSNLAVTAKELEKLAADLRSEVDRFR encoded by the coding sequence ATGTCTCAACCTCGCGCTCGGATCGCCTCGCAGCTGGGCCTCGCCCTCGCTGTGATTCTGGCGGTCGTCATCAGCGGCAGTACGGTCTTTGCTTTGCGTTCGCTGGATACCGCCAACCTTGCTACCCGTGAAGAGCATCTGGCCAGTGAAGCGCGGCTGCTGGCCGACCAACTGAGCACCTTCCACGGCACGCTGCGTGAAAGCACCCAGCGCCTGAGCGGGTTGTTCGAAAAGCGCTTCAGCGCAGGTTTGAGCCTTCACGCCGATGAACCGGTGACGGTGGCTGGCACCCAGACCCCGGGCCTGCATCTGGGCAGCGAAGTGCTGAACAACAACTTCAAGGAAGTCGACGAGTTCAAGCAGATGACCGCCGGCGTCGCCACGCTGTTCGTGCGCAGTGGCGAAGACTTTGTCCGCGTCAGCACTTCGCTGACCAAGCAGGATGGCACGCGCGCCATCGGCACCTTGCTCGACCACGCGCACCCGGCTTATGCGAAGTTGATGGCGGGCCAGGGTTATGTCGGTCGCGCCTTGCTGTTTGATCGTTCCTACATGACTCAGTACACGCCCGTGCGAGACGGCAGCGGCAAGGTGATCGCGGTGCTGTTCGTTGGTTTTGACTACACCGACGCGCAGAACATCCAGTTCGACAACCTCAAGCGCTTCCGTATCGGCCAGAGCGGTTCGTTGGCGTTGCTGGATGAGCAAAACAAATGGCTGGTCGCCCCGGCGGGCGTGCAAGCGCTGGATCAGGCGGTTCCGGTGATCAAAGGTCTGGCGGCTAAACCGGGCAAGGGTGAGTTCTGGAGCGACCGCGCCGAAGACTTCTACAGCATCGCCGTCCCGTTCGATGGCGGGCCGTGGTCGGTGGTGGCGAGCATGCCGAAAACCGAGATTCGCGCGGTGACCTGGAGCGTCGGTACGCAATTGGCCATTGGCAGTCTGTTGGCGATGCTGCTGGCGGTCGGTTCCGTGGTTTGGTTGCTGCGCAGCAAACTGGCACCACTGGGCGATCTGGTGCGTCAGGCCGAGGCCTTGGGCGCTGGTGATCTGAGCGTGCGTCTGAGCGTGTCGAGCAACGACGAAATTGGTCAGCTGTCCCGCGCTTTCAACCAGATGAGCCAGGCGCTGTCGACCATGGTCGAGCACATCCGTCGCTCTTCGGAAGAGGTCAACAGCCGTGCGCAAGCCTTGTCCGGTCTGTCCGGCGGCGCCTACGAAGGCATGGAACAACAGTCCGGCGAAATCACCAGCATGGCGGGTGCGGTGGAGGAGTTCAGCGCGACCTCGCTGAACATTGCCGACAATATGGGCGCGACCCAGCGTCTGGCGCAGGAAAACGCTCAGCAAACGCAGATCGGTCGCAGTTCGATGGAAGAAGCGTCGTCGTCGCTGGAGCAAATCGCTGGCGCTCTGAACAGTACGGCCACCGTGATCAACACCCTCGGTCAGCGCTCGCAGGAAATCGGCGGCATCGTTGGTGTGATTACCTCGATTGCCGAACAAACCAACCTGTTGGCACTCAACGCGGCGATTGAAGCGGCCCGTGCCGGTGAACAAGGTCGTGGCTTCGCCGTGGTGGCCGATGAAGTGCGCAGCCTCGCGTCGCGTACTCGTCAGGCCACTGATGAAATTTCCAGCATGATCCACAGCATCCAGCAGGAGACCGGCAACGCGATCAGCACCATGGAGCAGGGCAATGTGCTGATGCAGGAAGGCCTGTCGCGCAACGCCAACGTGGCGTCGGCGCTGGCGCGTATCGATGAGCAGAGTCGTTCGGCGGGGCAGCAGTTTGCCGCGATTACCACGGCGACTCAGGAGCAGAGCAGCACTGCGACGTTGTTGAGCAGCAATCTGCAGAGCATTGCGCTGGCCAACAGTGAGCAGCGTGAGGTGGTTTCGAACCTGGCTGTTACCGCCAAGGAGCTTGAGAAACTGGCGGCGGATTTGCGTTCCGAGGTTGATCGGTTTCGTTGA
- a CDS encoding YifB family Mg chelatase-like AAA ATPase, with protein MSLSIVHSRAQIGVDAPAVTVEVHLANGLPSLTMVGLPEAAVKESKDRVRSAIINSGLQFPARRITLNLAPADLPKDGGRFDLAIALGILSASVQVPCLTLDDVECLGELALSGAVRAVRGVLPAALAARKAGRALVVPRANAEEACLASGLRVFAVDHLLEAVAHFNGHTPVEPYVSDGLIHAAKPYPDLNEVQGQMAAKRALLIAAAGAHNLLFSGPPGTGKTLLASRLPGLLPPLSECEALEVAAIQSVASGVPLTHWPQRPFRQPHHSASGPALVGGSSKPQPGEITLAHHGVLFLDELPEFDRKVLEVLREPLESGHIVIARAKDRVRFPARFQLVAAMNPCPCGYLGEPSGKCSCTPDMVQRYRNKLSGPLLDRIDLHLTVAREATALNPTVKPGEDSASAAAVVAEARERQQKRQRCANAFLDLPGLKRHCKLSTADEKWLESACERLTLSLRSAHRLLKVARTLADLEQVDAIKREHLAEALQYRPATP; from the coding sequence ATGTCCCTCTCCATCGTCCACAGCCGCGCCCAGATTGGCGTGGATGCTCCCGCTGTCACCGTCGAAGTCCATCTGGCCAACGGCCTGCCGTCGCTGACCATGGTCGGCCTGCCTGAGGCGGCGGTGAAGGAGAGCAAGGATCGCGTGCGCAGCGCGATCATCAATTCCGGGCTGCAGTTTCCGGCGCGGCGGATCACTTTGAATCTGGCGCCGGCGGATCTGCCCAAGGATGGCGGGCGGTTTGATCTGGCGATTGCCTTGGGGATTCTGTCGGCGAGTGTGCAGGTGCCGTGTCTGACGCTGGATGATGTGGAATGTCTGGGTGAGTTGGCGTTGTCCGGCGCAGTACGAGCGGTGCGCGGGGTGTTGCCGGCAGCACTGGCGGCGCGCAAGGCCGGGCGTGCGCTGGTGGTGCCGCGGGCGAATGCCGAGGAAGCGTGTCTGGCGTCGGGGCTGAGGGTCTTTGCGGTTGATCATCTGCTGGAGGCGGTAGCGCATTTCAACGGACATACGCCGGTCGAGCCTTATGTGTCGGACGGGCTGATCCATGCCGCCAAACCTTATCCCGACCTCAATGAAGTGCAAGGTCAGATGGCCGCGAAACGCGCGTTGCTGATTGCCGCGGCGGGCGCGCACAACCTGTTGTTCAGCGGGCCGCCGGGGACGGGCAAAACCCTGCTGGCGAGTCGCTTGCCGGGGCTGCTGCCACCTCTGTCCGAATGCGAAGCGCTGGAAGTGGCGGCGATTCAATCGGTCGCCAGCGGCGTGCCGCTGACCCACTGGCCGCAGCGGCCATTCCGCCAGCCGCACCATTCCGCATCCGGGCCGGCGCTGGTCGGTGGCAGCTCGAAACCGCAACCTGGCGAGATCACCCTCGCCCATCACGGCGTGCTGTTTCTCGATGAACTGCCGGAGTTTGATCGCAAGGTGCTGGAGGTGCTGCGCGAGCCGCTGGAGTCCGGGCATATCGTGATCGCCCGGGCCAAGGATCGCGTGCGTTTTCCGGCACGCTTTCAATTGGTGGCGGCGATGAATCCGTGTCCCTGTGGATATCTCGGCGAGCCGAGCGGCAAGTGCTCCTGCACGCCGGACATGGTCCAGCGTTATCGCAACAAACTGTCGGGGCCATTGCTGGATCGGATCGATCTGCACCTGACGGTGGCGCGGGAGGCGACGGCGCTGAATCCGACGGTGAAGCCGGGAGAGGACAGCGCCAGTGCAGCCGCCGTAGTGGCCGAAGCCCGAGAGCGCCAACAAAAGCGTCAGCGTTGTGCCAATGCGTTTCTCGATCTACCGGGGTTGAAGCGGCACTGCAAGTTATCCACAGCCGATGAGAAATGGCTGGAATCAGCCTGTGAACGGCTGACGCTTTCGCTGCGTTCGGCACACCGGCTACTCAAAGTCGCCCGGACACTGGCCGACCTTGAGCAAGTCGATGCGATCAAGCGTGAGCACTTGGCCGAAGCGCTGCAATACCGGCCGGCGACACCTTAA
- a CDS encoding ammonium transporter, whose protein sequence is MTLRKFAGLGALLSIVMPSLAMAADEVAAPVLNSGDTAWMLTSTALVLFMTIPGLALFYGGMVRSKNILSVMMQCFAITGLISVLWVIYGYSIAFDTTGMEQGVVNFNSFVGGFGKAFLAGITPASLTGPAALFPEAVFVTFQMTFAIITPALIVGAFAERMKFSAMLIFMGIWFTLVYAPIAHMVWSGNGGLLWDWGVLDFAGGTVVHINAGVAGLICCLVLGKRKGFPTTPMAPHNLGYTLMGAAMLWVGWFGFNAGSAAAANGTAGMAMLVTQIATAAAALGWMFAEWITHGKPSALGIASGVVAGLVAITPAAGTVGPMGALVIGLAAGVVCFFCATTLKRKLGYDDSLDAFGVHGIGGILGAVLTGVFAAPSLGGFGTVTDIAAQVWIQCKGVGFTVIYTAIVTFVILKVLDAVMGLRVTEEEESVGLDLAQHNERGYNL, encoded by the coding sequence ATGACTCTGCGTAAATTCGCAGGGCTAGGAGCCCTGTTGTCCATCGTAATGCCCAGCCTTGCCATGGCGGCAGACGAAGTGGCGGCCCCAGTCCTCAATTCCGGCGACACTGCCTGGATGCTCACCTCGACAGCCCTCGTGCTGTTCATGACCATCCCCGGCCTGGCGCTGTTCTACGGCGGCATGGTTCGCTCCAAAAACATTCTTTCCGTGATGATGCAGTGCTTCGCCATTACCGGTCTGATCAGCGTCCTGTGGGTCATTTATGGCTACAGCATCGCGTTCGACACCACCGGCATGGAGCAGGGCGTCGTCAACTTCAACTCCTTTGTCGGCGGCTTCGGCAAGGCGTTCCTCGCCGGCATCACGCCAGCCAGCCTGACCGGGCCTGCGGCGTTGTTCCCCGAGGCGGTATTCGTCACCTTCCAGATGACCTTCGCGATCATCACCCCGGCGCTGATCGTCGGTGCGTTCGCCGAGCGGATGAAGTTCTCCGCGATGCTGATCTTCATGGGCATCTGGTTCACCCTGGTATACGCACCGATTGCGCACATGGTCTGGTCCGGTAACGGCGGCCTGTTGTGGGACTGGGGCGTGCTCGACTTCGCGGGCGGCACCGTGGTGCACATCAACGCCGGTGTAGCCGGTCTGATCTGCTGCCTGGTACTGGGCAAGCGCAAAGGCTTCCCGACCACGCCGATGGCACCGCACAACCTCGGTTACACCCTGATGGGCGCGGCGATGCTGTGGGTTGGCTGGTTCGGCTTCAACGCCGGTTCCGCTGCGGCCGCCAACGGCACTGCCGGCATGGCGATGCTGGTCACTCAGATCGCGACCGCTGCTGCCGCGCTGGGCTGGATGTTTGCCGAGTGGATCACTCACGGCAAACCTAGCGCACTGGGCATCGCTTCGGGTGTGGTCGCCGGTCTGGTCGCGATCACTCCGGCTGCCGGCACCGTGGGCCCGATGGGCGCACTGGTCATCGGTCTGGCGGCAGGCGTGGTGTGCTTCTTCTGCGCCACTACCCTGAAACGCAAACTCGGTTATGACGACTCCCTGGACGCGTTCGGCGTACACGGTATCGGCGGTATTCTCGGTGCGGTCCTTACCGGTGTCTTCGCTGCACCATCGCTGGGTGGCTTCGGCACCGTCACCGACATCGCCGCACAAGTGTGGATTCAGTGCAAAGGCGTCGGCTTCACTGTCATCTACACGGCGATCGTCACCTTCGTCATCCTCAAGGTTCTGGACGCAGTGATGGGTCTGCGAGTGACCGAGGAAGAAGAGTCGGTCGGCCTCGATCTGGCACAACACAACGAACGCGGCTACAACCTGTAA
- a CDS encoding accessory factor UbiK family protein: MLAPKDFLDALSGTASRLFSGDTPLPKAEIESQFKMLLQSAFSKLDLVSREEFDSQMVVLARTRARLESLEAKVAEMEAKLTPPAE; the protein is encoded by the coding sequence ATGCTCGCGCCTAAAGACTTCCTCGACGCCCTGAGCGGCACCGCCTCCCGCCTGTTCAGCGGCGACACCCCGCTGCCGAAAGCCGAAATCGAAAGCCAGTTCAAGATGCTGCTGCAAAGCGCCTTCAGCAAACTCGACCTGGTCAGCCGTGAAGAGTTTGATAGTCAGATGGTTGTACTGGCACGCACTCGTGCCCGCCTCGAGAGCCTCGAAGCCAAAGTTGCCGAGATGGAAGCGAAGCTGACGCCGCCTGCTGAATAA
- a CDS encoding secondary thiamine-phosphate synthase enzyme YjbQ, producing MWQQTLITLRARPRGFHLVTDELLAGLPELRACRVGLLHLWLQHTSASLTINENADPAVRRDFERFFNRLIPQGTDGYEHNDEGLDDLPAHFKASVLGCQISLPVSAGRLALGTWQGVYLGEHRDHGGARKVLATLHGEGA from the coding sequence ATGTGGCAACAGACTCTGATAACCCTGCGGGCACGGCCCCGGGGCTTTCATCTGGTAACGGACGAGTTACTCGCTGGCCTGCCTGAACTCAGGGCGTGCCGGGTCGGTCTGTTGCATTTGTGGCTGCAGCATACCTCGGCGTCGTTGACCATCAACGAGAACGCCGATCCGGCGGTCCGTCGCGACTTCGAACGATTTTTCAATCGTCTGATCCCACAAGGAACAGACGGCTATGAGCATAACGACGAAGGCCTGGACGACCTCCCGGCGCACTTCAAGGCCAGCGTGCTTGGCTGCCAGATCAGCCTGCCGGTTTCGGCAGGTCGCCTGGCACTGGGCACCTGGCAAGGCGTTTATCTGGGCGAGCACCGTGATCATGGCGGTGCCCGAAAAGTCCTCGCCACCTTGCACGGTGAAGGGGCATAA
- the glnK gene encoding P-II family nitrogen regulator codes for MKLVTAIIKPFKLDDVRESLSEIGVQGITVTEVKGFGRQKGHTELYRGAEYVVDFLPKVKIDVAIDDKDLDRVIEAITKAANTGKIGDGKIFVVNLEQAIRIRTGETDTDAI; via the coding sequence ATGAAGCTAGTCACTGCCATCATCAAGCCGTTCAAGTTGGACGACGTGCGCGAGTCGCTGTCCGAAATCGGCGTGCAGGGCATTACCGTTACTGAAGTCAAAGGCTTCGGCCGGCAGAAGGGTCACACCGAGCTGTATCGCGGCGCGGAATATGTGGTCGATTTTCTGCCCAAGGTGAAAATCGACGTGGCCATCGACGACAAGGATCTGGACCGGGTGATCGAGGCGATCACCAAGGCGGCCAACACCGGCAAGATCGGTGACGGCAAGATCTTCGTGGTCAATCTGGAACAGGCGATTCGCATCCGTACCGGCGAAACCGATACCGACGCGATTTAA
- a CDS encoding NorM family multidrug efflux MATE transporter, protein MQHPVRIELWAILRLAGPLIASQLAHMLMVLTDTLMMARLSPEALAGGGLGAASYSFVSIFCIGVIAAVGTLVAIRKGAGDIIGAARLTQAGLWLAWLMALGAGLLLWNLKPVLLLFGQTETNVNAAGQFLIALPFALPGYLSFMALRGFTSAIGRATPVMVISLAGTVANFLLNYALITGMFGLPKMGLTGIGLVTAIVANCMALALAWHIRRHPAYDAYPLRAGLSRPNRQYLKELWRLGLPIGGTYAVEVGLFAFAALCMGTMGSTQLGAHQIALQIVSVAFMVPAGMSYAITMRVGQHYGAGQLSDARMSGRVGIVFGAVVMLGFAMVFWLLPNQLVGLFLDHNDPAFAEVIRLAVSLLAVAAWFELFDGTQTIAMGCIRGLKDAKTTFLVGLACYWLIGAPAAWWMAFHLNWGPTGVWWGLALGLACAAVSLTLAFEWKMKRMIRLVPVSQRFEAVRAD, encoded by the coding sequence ATGCAGCATCCTGTGCGTATCGAACTCTGGGCCATCCTGCGGCTGGCAGGGCCGTTGATTGCTTCACAGTTGGCGCACATGCTGATGGTGCTGACTGACACTTTAATGATGGCGCGCCTGAGTCCGGAAGCGCTCGCGGGCGGCGGTCTCGGCGCGGCGAGCTATTCGTTCGTGTCGATTTTCTGCATCGGCGTGATTGCGGCGGTCGGCACGCTGGTAGCGATCCGCAAGGGCGCCGGTGACATCATCGGCGCTGCGCGGCTGACCCAGGCCGGTTTGTGGCTGGCATGGCTGATGGCGCTGGGCGCCGGCTTATTGCTGTGGAACCTGAAACCGGTGTTGCTGTTGTTTGGCCAGACTGAAACCAACGTCAATGCCGCCGGGCAATTCCTGATCGCCCTGCCCTTCGCCCTGCCCGGCTACCTGAGCTTCATGGCCCTGCGCGGTTTCACCAGTGCGATTGGCCGAGCGACGCCTGTGATGGTTATCAGCCTCGCCGGCACGGTGGCCAATTTCCTGCTCAATTACGCGCTGATCACCGGCATGTTCGGCCTGCCGAAAATGGGCCTGACGGGCATCGGCCTGGTCACGGCGATTGTCGCCAACTGCATGGCGCTGGCACTCGCCTGGCATATCCGCCGGCATCCGGCCTATGACGCTTATCCATTGCGCGCGGGCTTGTCGCGGCCCAACCGGCAATACCTCAAAGAATTGTGGCGTCTGGGCCTGCCAATCGGCGGCACCTACGCGGTGGAAGTCGGTTTGTTTGCCTTCGCGGCGTTGTGCATGGGCACGATGGGCAGCACGCAATTGGGCGCGCACCAGATCGCCCTGCAAATCGTCTCGGTCGCGTTCATGGTGCCGGCGGGCATGTCGTACGCAATCACCATGCGCGTCGGCCAGCATTACGGTGCCGGACAATTGAGCGATGCACGGATGTCCGGGCGGGTCGGGATCGTCTTTGGCGCGGTGGTGATGCTCGGGTTCGCCATGGTGTTCTGGCTACTGCCGAATCAGTTGGTGGGGCTGTTCCTCGATCACAATGATCCGGCGTTCGCCGAAGTGATTCGCCTGGCGGTGAGTCTGCTGGCGGTGGCGGCGTGGTTCGAGTTGTTCGACGGCACGCAGACGATTGCCATGGGCTGCATCCGTGGCCTCAAGGATGCGAAGACCACGTTTCTGGTCGGGCTCGCTTGCTATTGGCTGATCGGTGCACCGGCAGCGTGGTGGATGGCGTTCCACTTGAACTGGGGGCCGACGGGCGTCTGGTGGGGGTTGGCGCTGGGGCTGGCCTGTGCGGCGGTGAGTTTGACGCTGGCGTTCGAGTGGAAGATGAAGCGGATGATTCGGCTTGTACCTGTGTCACAGAGGTTCGAGGCCGTTCGCGCGGATTAA
- a CDS encoding Bro-N domain-containing protein, whose amino-acid sequence MEETYLKPYLFTRHKLPLHALLIQNQPWFSARDLGRLVHIYLNERMLRKLDPDQYQTRKTLIHHQIENTLLISESGIYALLVYHYCPEYRALREWLTHQVIPTLRDTQAPTTSERPHLSLLSWPDMSLSLLHWNNQPWIRLQDVPHMVTEREQVNRTVVNSWWRKALQLI is encoded by the coding sequence ATGGAAGAAACCTATTTAAAGCCTTACCTCTTCACCCGCCACAAACTTCCCCTCCACGCCCTCCTCATCCAGAACCAACCCTGGTTCTCCGCCCGCGACCTCGGGCGATTGGTCCACATCTACCTCAACGAACGCATGCTGCGAAAACTCGACCCCGACCAATACCAAACCCGCAAAACCCTGATCCACCACCAGATCGAAAACACCCTGCTGATCAGCGAATCCGGTATCTACGCCCTCCTCGTCTACCACTACTGCCCCGAATACCGAGCGCTGCGCGAATGGCTCACCCATCAGGTCATTCCCACCCTGCGCGACACTCAAGCGCCCACCACAAGCGAACGCCCACACCTGAGCCTGCTCAGTTGGCCGGATATGTCGTTGAGTTTGTTGCACTGGAATAACCAGCCGTGGATTCGGTTGCAGGATGTGCCACACATGGTGACGGAGCGAGAACAAGTAAACCGCACGGTTGTGAACTCATGGTGGAGAAAAGCTCTGCAATTGATCTGA
- a CDS encoding LysR substrate-binding domain-containing protein: protein MSRRLPPLYALRAFEAAARHSSFTRAAEELSITQSAVSRHIRTLEDHFACRLFQRSGRNLQLTEAARLLLPGIREGFGALERACNTLRAEDDILRMKAPSTLTMRWLLARLSRFRHLQPGNEVQLTSAWMDVDSVDFNDEPFDSAVLLSDGHFPPDWEASLLFPEELIPVGAPDLLNDQPWDLARLACTELLHPTPDRRDWRSWLEHMGLSDQVSLKGGQVFDTLELGMIAAARGYGVSMGDLLMVAEDVAQGRLSLPWPTAVASGLNYYLVWPKTRPGGERLRRLSDFLQGEVRAMELPAVARLS from the coding sequence ATGTCCCGTCGACTTCCTCCGTTGTATGCCCTGCGCGCATTCGAAGCTGCAGCACGGCACAGCTCGTTCACCCGTGCGGCCGAGGAGTTGTCGATCACCCAGAGTGCGGTGAGCCGGCACATTCGTACGCTCGAAGATCACTTCGCCTGTCGGCTGTTTCAGCGCAGCGGGCGCAATCTGCAACTGACTGAAGCCGCGCGGTTACTGTTGCCCGGCATCCGCGAAGGCTTTGGTGCACTTGAGCGGGCCTGCAATACCTTGCGTGCCGAGGACGACATCTTGCGTATGAAGGCCCCGTCGACCCTGACCATGCGCTGGCTGTTGGCGCGACTCAGTCGCTTTCGTCACTTGCAGCCGGGCAACGAAGTACAACTGACCAGCGCCTGGATGGATGTGGACTCGGTGGACTTCAACGATGAGCCGTTCGACAGCGCAGTACTGTTGAGTGACGGGCATTTTCCGCCGGACTGGGAGGCCAGCCTGCTCTTTCCTGAAGAGCTGATTCCAGTGGGTGCACCAGACCTGCTGAATGATCAGCCATGGGATTTGGCTCGACTGGCTTGCACCGAATTACTCCACCCGACGCCTGACCGTCGCGATTGGCGCAGTTGGCTGGAGCATATGGGGCTGTCCGATCAGGTGTCGCTCAAGGGCGGGCAGGTGTTCGATACCCTGGAGTTGGGCATGATCGCGGCGGCGCGCGGCTACGGTGTGTCGATGGGCGATTTATTGATGGTCGCCGAAGACGTGGCGCAAGGACGACTGAGCCTGCCGTGGCCGACGGCGGTCGCCAGCGGACTGAATTATTACCTGGTGTGGCCAAAGACCCGTCCCGGAGGTGAACGTTTGCGCCGCCTCAGCGACTTCCTGCAAGGCGAAGTCCGCGCCATGGAGCTACCAGCGGTTGCGCGCTTGAGCTGA
- a CDS encoding aldose 1-epimerase family protein, with protein MTPLKLAVALGALSTASHAMAWDYVLLDTNKPAQNWSITSEQLGVKTDKPFSVSLRTLHGGRQEGVSIVDIDNGTMKLSVVPTRGMNVLQASVGNVRMGWDSPVKEVVNPAFIELNGRGGLGWLEGFNELVARCGYEWVGHPGIDNGELLTLHGRAANIPASTVTLHIDEKPPYAISLRGELKEQAFKKVDFSVVTELVTEPGTARFALNDTLTNNGDYPKEYQALYHSNFSTPFLEQGARFAAPVKQVSPFNDKAKGDLADWQTYRAPTKDYDETVYNVVPYADAKGETLTVLHNKAGSLGVSVGFNTQQLPVFSLWKNTDTQGQGYVTGLEPGTSFSYNRRYQRPLNLVPTIAPKEHKQFQISYSLLADKDAVDNALKRVTEIQAGRETEVRQTPLVDLTEH; from the coding sequence ATGACCCCGCTCAAACTCGCCGTCGCCCTCGGCGCACTCTCTACTGCTTCCCACGCCATGGCTTGGGATTACGTGCTTCTCGATACCAACAAGCCCGCGCAAAACTGGAGCATCACCAGTGAGCAGCTCGGCGTGAAAACCGACAAACCCTTCTCCGTAAGCCTGCGCACCTTGCACGGCGGACGGCAGGAAGGTGTCAGTATTGTTGATATCGATAACGGCACGATGAAGCTCTCGGTGGTGCCAACCCGAGGCATGAATGTCTTGCAGGCTTCTGTCGGCAACGTGCGCATGGGCTGGGATTCGCCGGTCAAGGAAGTGGTCAACCCGGCCTTCATCGAACTCAACGGACGCGGTGGTCTCGGCTGGCTGGAAGGCTTCAACGAACTGGTGGCCCGCTGCGGTTACGAATGGGTTGGCCACCCCGGCATCGACAATGGCGAACTGCTGACCTTGCACGGCCGCGCCGCCAACATCCCGGCCAGTACCGTCACGCTGCACATCGATGAAAAACCACCCTATGCCATCAGTCTGCGCGGCGAATTGAAAGAGCAGGCGTTCAAGAAAGTCGACTTCTCGGTCGTCACTGAGCTGGTCACCGAGCCGGGCACTGCGCGTTTCGCCCTCAACGATACGCTGACCAACAACGGCGATTATCCGAAGGAATACCAGGCGCTGTACCACAGCAACTTCAGCACGCCGTTCCTCGAGCAAGGCGCCCGGTTTGCTGCACCGGTAAAACAGGTGTCGCCTTTCAACGACAAGGCAAAGGGCGATCTGGCCGATTGGCAAACCTATCGTGCGCCGACCAAGGACTACGACGAAACCGTTTACAACGTCGTGCCCTATGCAGATGCCAAAGGCGAAACCCTGACCGTTTTGCACAACAAGGCCGGCAGCCTCGGCGTCTCCGTCGGCTTCAATACCCAGCAGTTGCCGGTGTTTTCCCTGTGGAAAAACACCGACACCCAGGGCCAGGGCTACGTCACGGGGCTGGAGCCGGGCACCAGTTTTTCCTACAACCGCCGCTATCAGCGTCCGCTGAATCTGGTGCCGACCATCGCACCCAAGGAGCACAAACAGTTCCAGATCAGTTACAGCCTGCTTGCGGACAAAGACGCTGTGGATAACGCCTTGAAGCGCGTGACCGAAATTCAGGCCGGGCGTGAAACCGAAGTGCGGCAGACGCCGCTGGTTGATCTGACCGAGCATTAA